The following are from one region of the Achromobacter xylosoxidans genome:
- a CDS encoding ABC transporter permease — protein sequence MGFKHTNAVLGGALVGGVVLLALVGLVYTPHDPLEGDLLARFAPPSAEYWLGTDEFGRDVLSRLMAGAGVSVAVSVFSVLLALLLGTTIGVTAGYAGGWVDRGITVLVESLMAFPGLLLALGIMTVLGPSKWGVVLALGLAYSPSVSRIARGAALSLRQRDFVIASRATGHGGLWTVFRHVLPNCLPPLLIFATSIFGSALLAESALSFLGLGVPPPLATWGGMLSESRNAMDQAIWLAVFPGAMISLSLLGINLLGDAVRDLLDPRMRGVMA from the coding sequence ATGGGCTTTAAACATACCAATGCCGTCCTGGGCGGCGCGCTGGTCGGGGGCGTCGTGCTGCTGGCCCTGGTCGGGCTGGTGTACACGCCGCACGATCCGCTGGAAGGCGATCTGCTGGCGCGCTTTGCGCCGCCGTCGGCGGAGTACTGGCTGGGCACCGACGAGTTCGGCCGCGACGTGCTGTCGCGGCTGATGGCGGGCGCCGGGGTCAGCGTGGCGGTCAGCGTGTTTTCCGTGCTGCTGGCGCTGCTCCTGGGCACGACGATAGGCGTCACGGCCGGCTATGCGGGCGGCTGGGTCGATCGCGGCATCACCGTGCTGGTGGAGTCGCTGATGGCGTTTCCCGGCCTCTTGCTCGCGCTGGGCATCATGACTGTGCTGGGACCGTCCAAATGGGGCGTGGTGCTGGCGCTGGGCTTGGCGTATTCGCCGTCGGTGTCGCGCATTGCGCGCGGCGCGGCGCTGTCCCTGCGCCAGCGCGATTTCGTCATCGCCTCGCGCGCCACCGGGCATGGCGGCCTGTGGACCGTGTTCCGCCACGTGCTGCCCAACTGCCTGCCGCCGCTGCTCATCTTCGCGACCTCGATCTTCGGTTCCGCCCTGCTGGCGGAAAGCGCGCTGAGCTTTCTCGGCCTGGGCGTGCCGCCGCCGCTGGCCACCTGGGGCGGCATGCTGTCCGAGAGCCGCAACGCCATGGACCAGGCCATCTGGCTGGCGGTATTTCCGGGCGCCATGATTTCGTTGAGCCTGCTGGGCATCAATCTGCTGGGCGACGCGGTGCGCGACCTGCTGGATCCGCGCATGCGGGGGGTGATGGCATGA